The genomic region ACCAAGCCGATCAAGCCGCGCCACCTGATCACCACCGTGCGCAACCGCGCGGCGCGTGCGCGTAACCTCAAGGCGCGCATGATCCGCGACAGCCTGACCGGCCTGTACAACCACACCCATATCCTGCAATTGCTCGAAGACTGCAGCTTCCGTGCGCGTCGCGAGTGCAAGCCGCTGAGCTTCGCGATGCTCGATATCGACCACTTCAAGCGGGTCAATGACAGCCACGGCCACCCGATGGGCGACCGCGTGATCAAGAGCCTGGCACTGTTTCTCAAGCAACGTCTGCGCAAGACCGACTTCATCGGCCGTTATGGCGGCGAAGAGTTCGCCATTGTCATGCCCGATACCGACCTTGAATCGGCCTATAAAGTGCTGGAGGAAATTCGCCAGCGCTTCGCCGAGATTCACTACCCGGCCCAGCCGGAAGACCTCTGGTGCACCTTCAGCGCCGGCGTGGTCGAACTGCAGGAAGACAGTGACAGCCTGCTCATGGCGAGCCAGGCCGACGAAGCGCTGTATCGGGCCAAACATGCCGGACGCAACCGCGTGCAGGTAGCAAGGCAAAGTGCCACCTTTTCATCAGATTCGAATGACTCCGTCATAACCTTGTAACGAAACAGCAATAAATTCAGGCGCTTACCACTTTCTGTCGTGGGTAGGATCCTGAATGCGCCTCAAGTTGCTGACTAATCTCAACACCCTGTTGCTCGTTGCCGTGTGCCTGGCACTGGGCGCTACGCTCTGGTGGTCGCAACGAGCACTGGAACGTCCCTACCAGTTGATGGAACGTTACCTGGGTCTGTCGCAGCAGTTCCAGAACCAGGCGGCGCGCAATATCGAAGACTACCTCGGTAGCGGTGATGCCCTGCGCCTGAGCAGCGCCGGCCAATCCATCGAATCGATCGATAAGGAAATCGCCGCCCTGCCGCCGTCGATGACCGACACCCTGCGCCCCAGCCTCGCCGCCCTGAACGATTTCAGCAAGACCGACCTGCTGGCCGCCGGCAAGCTGGCCGGTGATCCGCAGGCGCTGCTGCTGCAGGCCGAACGCGAGCTGGGCGGCAATCTTGAGCAACTGAGCCAATACGCCACTGGCGCGCAGAAACCCGAGGCGGCGGCCTACCTGCCGCCCCTGCTGGCAGCCTCCTCGCACCTGGCGAAACTGTCGCTGGCACGCGACAAGCTGGTCAGCAGCGGTCGCAGCGAACTGGCCGCCGATGTCGAGCGCGAACTGGCCAGCATCAGTGCCCAGGCCGAGCAACTGGAGGCCCTGCCCCTGCTCGGCGTGACCTCCAGCAGTGAGTCAGGCAGCGACGACTTCAACGCCATGATGGGCCTGGAAAGCACCGAGAAAACCGTGACCGAGGACACCGGCGTCGGCCTCAAACGCGAACTGCGCAGCCTGCTGACCCGTTACCCGGCGGAGTTGGCCCGTACCCGCGACCAGATCCAGCGCCGGGCCGACCTGGCGAAGGCGACCCACCTCAAGATCGACGCCGTGCAACAGGCGATCGCCGCGCTGGAGCCGCTGGTCCGCGCCCAGCACGGCCAGATCGAGGGCGAAGTGCGCCTGATGCAAGGCGCGATGATCGGTCTGATCCTGTTGATCGCTCTGCTGATCGACACCTTGCAGCGCAAACTGGCCCGGGTACTGACCAACCTCGCTCCGGCTCTTTCGACCTGGGCCGAAGGCGACTTCGCTCGGGACATCCAGTTGGGCAAGACCAACCGCGAGTTGCACGATATCGAGGCCTCGTTGAACCGTCTGCGGGCCTACCTGGTGGACCTGGTAGGCACCATCCGGCAGAACGCCGAACAAGTGGCCGACAGCAGCCGCGCCCTCGCCGACCTGAGCAGCGCCCTGCACGGCGGGGCCGAACGCCAGGCCGGCGACACCGGACAGATCCGCGATGCCCTGGGCGAACTGGAAGCGACCATCCAGCAGGTGAGCGGCGATGCCAGCCAGGCGGCGGACGCCAGCCGCAGCGCCGGCCTGGCGGTGGAACAGGGCCAGAAAGTCATTGGCATGAGCCTGACCGGCCTGCATGCGTTGGTCAGCGAGGTGCAGGGCAACGCCAAGATGATCGAACACCTGGCGCAGGAGTCGGCCACCATCGGCGGCGTCCTGACGGTGATCCGTTCGATTGCCGACCAGACCAACCTGCTGGCCCTCAACGCCGCCATCGAAGCCGCTCGCGCCGGCGAGATGGGCCGGGGCTTCGCGGTGGTCGCCGAAGAGGTGAGAACCCTGGCCCAGCGTACTGCCGGGGCCACCGGGGAAATCCAGATCCTGATCGCCGGGCTGCAGACGGCCGCCCGCGAATCGGTGGAAGGCATGCGTGCCCAGGTCGAACATGCCGAGGCCACCGCCGAACAGGCCCAGGCGGCCGACGGTGCGCTGGACGAAATCGTCGGCGCGATCCAGACCATCGCCGACACCGCCGTGCGCATCGCCGACGTCACGGCCCAACAGAGCGGCGCGGTCAGCGAAATCCGTGACCACAGCGAGCGTATCCACCTGCTGGGCGAAGACAATCTGCTGCGTATCGGCGAAGGTCGCAGCCAGGGCGAACGGCTGTTGGAACTGGGTACGCAGTTGAATACGGCGGTACAGGCGTTCCGCGTCTGATCGGCCGAACAGCAGCCCGCTGCGGGACCGAATGACCAATTTCAACAAATGGGTCACAAACTTTTCGCGAACATCGGACATCGTGCTGGCTATTGCAGTCAACTGGACAGTCACCAGGCCTTTGCGGCATAGTCGGCGCGCATTGACAACTGCGCACCGATAACAAGGAAACAGCCGATGGCGACCCTACTGGTCCTGCACGGACCCAACCTGAACCTGCTCGGCACCCGCGAGCCGGGCGTCTACGGCGCGGTCACGCTGCCCGAGATCAACCAGGATCTGGAGCGCCGGGCCCGCGAAGCCGGGCACCATCTGATGTATCTGCAAAGCAACGCCGAGTACGAATTGATCGAGCGAATCCATGCCGCGCGCGGCGAAGGCGTGGACTTCATTCTCATCAATCCGGCAGCTTTTACACATACAAGTGTCGCATTACGTGACGCGCTGCTGGCGGTGAGCATCCCATTCATCGAAGTGCATTTGTCGAACGTGTACAAACGCGAACCTTTCCGCCATCACTCCTACTTCTCGGATGTAGCGGTAGGCGTGATCTGCGGCCTTGGCGCCAGCGGTTACCGGCTGGCCCTGGAGGCCGCCCTAGAGCAGATTGAAAGACAGGCAACAGCTTGAACGACAAGCGATAAACGCCCCTGACCGACCCTTGGGAGTTGACGATTCATGGATATCCGTAAAGTTAAGAAACTGATCGAATTGCTGGAAGAGTCCGGCATCGACGAACTCGAGATCAAGGAAGGCGAAGAGTCCGTACGCATCAGCCGCCACAGCAAGACCCCTGCCCAGCAGTACTACGCGCCTGCGCCGGTACAGGCTCCGGCTCCAGCCGCAGCTCCAGTTGCTCCGGTTGCCGCTGCTGCGCCTGAAGTCGCTGCCGCACCGAAGCTGAACGGCTTCGTGGTCAAGTCGCCAATGGTCGGTACTTTCTACCGTACCCCGTCGCCTACTTCGCCTGCGTTCGTTGAAGTCGGCCAGACCGTCAAGAAAGGCGACACCATCTGCATCGTCGAAGCAATGAAGATGATGAACCACATCCAGGCCGAAGCCAGCGGTGTGATCGAATCCATCCTGGTAGAAAACGGTCAGCCGGTTGAGTATGACCAGCCGCTGTTCACCATCGTTTGAACCGCGGAGTGCCTTCGATGTCCAAACCTGCGAAGCTGGAAAAAGTCCTGATCGCCAACCGTGGCGAGATCGCTCTGCGTATCCTGCGCGCCTGTAAGGAACAGGGCATCAAGACCGTAGCTGTTTACTCGACGGCCGATACGGAACTGATGCACGTGAAACTGGCGGACGAAAGCATCTGCATCGGCCCGCCCCTGGCCACCAAATCGTACCTGAACATCCCGAACATCATCGCGGCCGCCGAAGTCACTGGCGCCACGGGGATTCACCCGGGCTACGGCTTCCTCGCGGAAAACGCCGATTTCGCCGAACAGGTCGAGAAATCCGGTTTTGCCTTCATCGGCCCGAAAGCCGACACCATTCGCCTGATGGGCGACAAGGTTTCGGCCAAGGCAGCCATGATCGCAGCTGGCGTACCGACCGTACCCGGTTCCGACGGTCCACTGCCTGAAGACCCTGAAACCGCTCTGCGCATCGGTCGCGAAGTCGGTTATCCGGTGATCATCAAGGCCGCAGGCGGCGGCGGTGGTCGCGGCATGCGCGTGGTGCACAGCGAGGAAGAACTGATCGAAGCGGCCAAGCAGACTCGCGAAGAAGCCGGCGCCTGGTTCAGCAACCCGATGGTCTACCTGGAAAAATTCCTGACCAACCCACGTCACGTGGAAGTTCAGGTTATTTCCGATGGCCAGGGCCATGCGATCCACCTCGGCGACCGTGACTGCTCGCTGCAACGTCGTCACCAGAAGGTACTGGAAGAAGCGCCGGCACCGGGTATCGACGAAGCCGCGCGCCAGGAAGTTCTGGCTCGCTGCGTCAAGGCCTGTATCGACATCGGCTACCGCGGCGCGGGTACTTTCGAGTTCCTGTACGAGAACGGCCGTTTCTACTTCATCGAGATGAACACTCGCGTGCAGGTAGAGCACCCGGTATCGGAAATGGTCACCGGCATCGATATCGTCAAGGAGATGCTGAGCATCGCCGCTGGCAATCCGCTGTCGTACACCCAGGATGACGTGAAGATCCACGGTCACGCGCTGGAGTGCCGGATCAACGCCGAAGACCCCAAGACCTTCATTCCAAGCCCTGGCCTGGTCAAGCATTTCCATGCTCCAGGCGGCAATGGCGTGCGGGTCGATTCGCACCTGTACAGCGGCTACAAGGTTCCGTCGAACTATGACTCCCTGATCGGCAAGCTGATCACCTGGGGAGCCACTCGCGACGAAGCCATGGCGCGCATGCGCAATGCCCTGGACGAAGTCGTGGTGGACGGGATCAAGACCAACATCCCGCTGCACCGCGACCTGGTTCGCGACGCAGGCTTCTGCGAAGGTGGTGTGAACATTCACTACCTGGAACACAAGCTCGCCCACCAGTGAGCCGGTGATCCGAATGACAAGGCCGCTTTCGAGCGGCCTTGTTGTTTTCTACCCTGGGGCCGGCCCCACGGCCTACTCCCACAAAGCAGCGCGCTGGCGTAAACTGCCGCGTTTCTCGCAATCACCCCGGTTGCACATTCATTTTTCACAGGTGCCCGCCATGCCTTGGCTGCAAGTACGCCTCGCCATCAGCCCGGAACAAGCCGAAACCTACGAAGACGCCTTCCTTGAAGTCGGTGCTGTCTCGGTAACGTTCATGGATGCCGAAGATCAACCGATTTTCGAACCCGAACTCAACACCACGCCGCTGTGGTCCCACACCCACCTGCTGGCGCTGTTCGAAGGCGGTACCGAGGCGGCCAGCGTGCTCGCCCACCTGGAACTGCTGACCGGCGCACCACTGCCCGAACACCACAGCGAAGTGATCGAGGACCAGGACTGGGAGCGCAGCTGGATGGACAACTTCCAGCCAATGCGCTTTGGTCAGCGCCTGTGGATCGTACCGAGCTGGCATGCGGCGCCGGAACCGGACGCCGTCAACCTGCTGCTCGACCCGGGCCTGGCCTTCGGTACCGGCACCCATCCGACCACCGCACTGTGCCTGGAATGGCTCGATGGCCAGGATCTCAAGGACTGCGACGTCCTCGACTTCGGCTGCGGCTCGGGCATCCTGGCGATTGCCGCGCTGCTGCTCGGCGCCCGTGAAGCGGTCGGCACCGATATCGACGTGCAGGCCCTGGAAGCCTCCCGCGACAACGCCGGACGCAACCATATCGCCGAGGAACGGCTCCCGCTGTACCTGCCCGAGCAACTGCCACAGGTGCAGGCCGATGTGCTGGTGGCGAACATCCTCGCAGGTCCGCTGGTCTCGCTGGCGCCGCAACTGTCGACCCTGGTCAAGCCCGGCGGACGCCTGGCGCTGTCGGGCATTCTTGCCGAACAGGGCGAGGAAGTGGCCGCTGCTTATGCCAAAGACTTCGATCTGGACCCGATTGCCAACCGTGATGGCTGGGTGCGTATCAGTGGTCGTCGGCGCTAGAATGTCCCCTTGCATGAACCGGATCGCCGCATGACCGACAGCTTCGTCACCCAGTGCCCACATTGCCAAACCAGCTTTCGCGTCAGCCATGCCCAGTTGAGCGTGGCGCGTGGCGTTGTGCGCTGCGGTTCCTGCCTGCAGGTGTTCAATGCCGCGCGACAACTGCTGGAGCAGCGTGCGGCTCGGGAAGCGGCGGCCAGTCAAACGGCCGAGCCCGTCGCTGCGCCAGCGGTAACACCGCCTGCGGAGCCTGCTGCGCCTACGCCGCCAGTCGAGCCACCACGCGCCATCAGTCAGAAACAGTGGACAGCGCAGGAACTGGACCTCGACGATCTGGACCTCGACGAAGAACTGGCCCGCCTGGAACAGCGGGAAATCCAGCCAGCCAGAGCTTTCGGCCAGGATCCTGCGGGCAAGGAAGAGTCATTCAGCGCCCGTCGCGACAACGACGATGACGAAACACATTGGTCCGGCAGCCTGTTCAGCGAACCACCCCGCGAGCCCGACGAAATAACCGACGACGAGCAGGAACCAGCGGTTGCGGCGCCCAAGGCCGAACGCAAGACCGAACGAAAGGTCGAGCCCAAGGCCGAACAGGCCAGGCCGAGCCGTACGGAACCCTCGCTGTCCTTCGACCTCGCCGACCTGGACGACGAGCCCCAGGCCCCCCGCCTGGAAATCGAAGACAGCGAACTGGAAGAGCTCGTCCCTCACGAACACCTGAGCGCCGACTCGGACGATACCGATGACCCCGTCGCCGACCAGAAAAAAACCGCGCGCAGCCGCAACGAACCCGGTGTCGGCGCTCACGACGACGTGCTGCTCGACCTCGAGGACGACCCGATCCACCTCGACTGGCAACGCCGCCGCTCGCCCTGGGGCAAGCGCCTGCTGTGGCTGCTGCTGGTGCTGCTCGCCAGCGCCGCACTGCTGGGCCAGTACGTCGCCTATCATTTCGACGAGCTGGCGCGTCAGGACCAGTACCGGCCGTGGTTCCAGCAACTGTGCCCACAGCTCGGCTGCAAGGTGCCCTCCAAGGTCGATATCGCCCGGATCAAGAGCAGCAACCTGGTGGTACGCAGCCACCCGGACTTCAACGGTGCGCTGGTGGTGGATGCGATCATCTACAACCGCGCGCCGTTCTCGCAGCCGTTTCCGCTGCTGGAACTGCGTTTTGCCGATCTCAACGGTCATCTGATTGCCAGCCGGCGCTTCAAGCCCGGTGAATATCTGGGCGGCGACCTCGCCGAACAGAGTGAAATGCCGCCGCAGACACCGATCCACATCGCCCTGGACATCCTCGACCCAGGCGTCAAGGCCGTGAACTACAGCCTCAGCTTCCACTCGCCCGAGTAACGCGGCTCATCGCGTTGTTTGACGGCAGTTTTACGCCACCGACCAAACTGCTGGCGATAACGGAATAACTGTTCAGATTTTATCCAATTTTGCCTTTATCCAGTCATCGAGAGCGGGTATCATGCCAACCCTTTTTCGAACTCCAATGATCCGGCCCCACAACAGGGAAGTCCTATGTCGGCGGTACGCATCGGCCCATACACACTGCAGAACGGCTTGATTCTCGCCCCGATGGCGGGGGTCACCGACCAACCCTTTCGTCAGCTTTGCCGACGCCTGGGCGCGGGCCTGGTAGTTTCGGAAATGGTAACCAGCGACATGAGCCTGTGGAACAGCCGCAAATCGCGTCTGCGCATGATCCATGAAGGTGATCCCGAGCCACGCTCGGTACAGATCGCCGGCGGTGATGCACAGATGCTGGCGGATGCGGCCCGGGCCAACGTCGAACTGGGTGCACAGATTATCGACATCAACATGGGGTGTCCGGCCAAGAAGGTCTGCAACAAGGCCGCCGGTTCCGCACTGTTGAAGGATGAAGAGCTGGTGAAGGAGATCCTGCATGCCGTCGTGGCAGCGGTCGATGTCCCGGTCACCCTGAAGATCCGCACCGGCTGGGACCGGTCGAACAAGAACGGCCTGACGGTGGCGAAGATCGCCGAGCAGGCGGGCATCACCGCCCTGGCGGTGCATGGACGGACCCGTGCAGACCTGTACACCGGCGAAGCCGAGTACGACACCATTGCCGCGATCAAGCAGGCAGTGTCGATTCCGGTCTTCGCCAACGGCGACATCGATTCGGCCCAGAAGGCCCGGTACGTGCTGGACGCGACCGGGGCCGACGGTCTGTTGATCGGTCGAGCCGCCCAGGGGCGACCCTGGATTTTTCGTGAGATCGAGCATTTTCTGCGTACCGGCGAACCCTTCCCGGCACCGGAACTGATCGAAGTGGAACGTATTCTGCTAGAGCACCTGGCCGCGCTGCATGCTTTCTATGGAGAAGTCATGGGCGTGCGCATCGCCCGCAAGCATGTCGGCTGGTATCTCGCAACCTTGCCGGGCGCCAAGGAGTTTCGCGCCCACTTCAATCGTTTGGAAGACACGGAAGCACAATGCGCCAACGTTCGTGAGTTTTTTGCCGGACGTTACAAGAGCCTGGTGACAGGGGACGGAGAATGGGTGGCCGCATGACGATGATGACCGAGACTTTAGTGA from Pseudomonas asplenii harbors:
- a CDS encoding methyl-accepting chemotaxis protein encodes the protein MSLTGLHALVSEVQGNAKMIEHLAQESATIGGVLTVIRSIADQTNLLALNAAIEAARAGEMGRGFAVVAEEVRTLAQRTAGATGEIQILIAGLQTAARESVEGMRAQVEHAEATAEQAQAADGALDEIVGAIQTIADTAVRIADVTAQQSGAVSEIRDHSERIHLLGEDNLLRIGEGRSQGERLLELGTQLNTAVQAFRV
- the aroQ gene encoding type II 3-dehydroquinate dehydratase yields the protein MATLLVLHGPNLNLLGTREPGVYGAVTLPEINQDLERRAREAGHHLMYLQSNAEYELIERIHAARGEGVDFILINPAAFTHTSVALRDALLAVSIPFIEVHLSNVYKREPFRHHSYFSDVAVGVICGLGASGYRLALEAALEQIERQATA
- the accB gene encoding acetyl-CoA carboxylase biotin carboxyl carrier protein, which translates into the protein MDIRKVKKLIELLEESGIDELEIKEGEESVRISRHSKTPAQQYYAPAPVQAPAPAAAPVAPVAAAAPEVAAAPKLNGFVVKSPMVGTFYRTPSPTSPAFVEVGQTVKKGDTICIVEAMKMMNHIQAEASGVIESILVENGQPVEYDQPLFTIV
- the dusB gene encoding tRNA dihydrouridine synthase DusB; this translates as MSAVRIGPYTLQNGLILAPMAGVTDQPFRQLCRRLGAGLVVSEMVTSDMSLWNSRKSRLRMIHEGDPEPRSVQIAGGDAQMLADAARANVELGAQIIDINMGCPAKKVCNKAAGSALLKDEELVKEILHAVVAAVDVPVTLKIRTGWDRSNKNGLTVAKIAEQAGITALAVHGRTRADLYTGEAEYDTIAAIKQAVSIPVFANGDIDSAQKARYVLDATGADGLLIGRAAQGRPWIFREIEHFLRTGEPFPAPELIEVERILLEHLAALHAFYGEVMGVRIARKHVGWYLATLPGAKEFRAHFNRLEDTEAQCANVREFFAGRYKSLVTGDGEWVAA
- the accC gene encoding acetyl-CoA carboxylase biotin carboxylase subunit, with the translated sequence MSKPAKLEKVLIANRGEIALRILRACKEQGIKTVAVYSTADTELMHVKLADESICIGPPLATKSYLNIPNIIAAAEVTGATGIHPGYGFLAENADFAEQVEKSGFAFIGPKADTIRLMGDKVSAKAAMIAAGVPTVPGSDGPLPEDPETALRIGREVGYPVIIKAAGGGGGRGMRVVHSEEELIEAAKQTREEAGAWFSNPMVYLEKFLTNPRHVEVQVISDGQGHAIHLGDRDCSLQRRHQKVLEEAPAPGIDEAARQEVLARCVKACIDIGYRGAGTFEFLYENGRFYFIEMNTRVQVEHPVSEMVTGIDIVKEMLSIAAGNPLSYTQDDVKIHGHALECRINAEDPKTFIPSPGLVKHFHAPGGNGVRVDSHLYSGYKVPSNYDSLIGKLITWGATRDEAMARMRNALDEVVVDGIKTNIPLHRDLVRDAGFCEGGVNIHYLEHKLAHQ
- a CDS encoding DUF3426 domain-containing protein, with protein sequence MTDSFVTQCPHCQTSFRVSHAQLSVARGVVRCGSCLQVFNAARQLLEQRAAREAAASQTAEPVAAPAVTPPAEPAAPTPPVEPPRAISQKQWTAQELDLDDLDLDEELARLEQREIQPARAFGQDPAGKEESFSARRDNDDDETHWSGSLFSEPPREPDEITDDEQEPAVAAPKAERKTERKVEPKAEQARPSRTEPSLSFDLADLDDEPQAPRLEIEDSELEELVPHEHLSADSDDTDDPVADQKKTARSRNEPGVGAHDDVLLDLEDDPIHLDWQRRRSPWGKRLLWLLLVLLASAALLGQYVAYHFDELARQDQYRPWFQQLCPQLGCKVPSKVDIARIKSSNLVVRSHPDFNGALVVDAIIYNRAPFSQPFPLLELRFADLNGHLIASRRFKPGEYLGGDLAEQSEMPPQTPIHIALDILDPGVKAVNYSLSFHSPE
- the prmA gene encoding 50S ribosomal protein L11 methyltransferase; this encodes MPWLQVRLAISPEQAETYEDAFLEVGAVSVTFMDAEDQPIFEPELNTTPLWSHTHLLALFEGGTEAASVLAHLELLTGAPLPEHHSEVIEDQDWERSWMDNFQPMRFGQRLWIVPSWHAAPEPDAVNLLLDPGLAFGTGTHPTTALCLEWLDGQDLKDCDVLDFGCGSGILAIAALLLGAREAVGTDIDVQALEASRDNAGRNHIAEERLPLYLPEQLPQVQADVLVANILAGPLVSLAPQLSTLVKPGGRLALSGILAEQGEEVAAAYAKDFDLDPIANRDGWVRISGRRR